The Nerophis ophidion isolate RoL-2023_Sa linkage group LG07, RoL_Noph_v1.0, whole genome shotgun sequence genome contains a region encoding:
- the galr2b gene encoding galanin receptor 2b has translation MSDMEDLAKSSVQVNASESYQLNPTSVIVSVVFSLIFLLGTVGNSLVLAVLLRSGQVGYNTTNLFILNLSVADFFFIIFCVPFQATIYSLDGWVFGSFMCKAVHFFINLTMYASSFTLAAVSVDRYLAIRYPLRSRELRTPCNAVVAMVIIWGLSLVFAGPYLSYYDLIDFANSTVCIPGWEERDRKVLDTCTFLFGYVIPVLIVSLSYTRTIKYLWTAVDPLDGMSESKRAKRKVTKMIIIVTVLFCICWLPYHVVILCYLYGDFPFNQVTYAFRLLSHCMAYANSCVNPIVYALVSKHFRKGFKKVFSCILSKNGRNKVHVVHVANTVPGFEAASTEVSQMNECEMTNRRVKEPREATVTLNLPFQHPT, from the exons ATGTCCGACATGGAGGATTTGGCCAAGTCAAGCGTGCAGGTCAACGCCTCGGAAAGCTACCAGCTGAACCCCACCAGCGTCATCGTGTCGGTGGTCTTCTCACTCATCTTCCTGCTGGGCACGGTGGGCAACAGCCTGGTGCTGGCGGTGCTGCTGCGCAGCGGGCAGGTGGGCTATAACACCACCAACCTCTTCATCCTCAACCTGAGCGTGGCcgacttcttcttcatcatcttctGCGTGCCCTTCCAAGCCACCATCTACTCGCTGGACGGATGGGTCTTCGGCTCCTTCATGTGCAAGGCCGTGCACTTCTTCATCAACCTCACCATGTACGCCAGCAGCTTCACGCTCGCCGCCGTCTCTGTGGACAG GTACTTGGCCATCCGCTACCCTCTGCGCTCCAGAGAGCTGAGGACGCCGTGCAACGCGGTGGTTGCCATGGTGATCATCTGGGGCCTGTCCTTGGTTTTCGCGGGCCCTTACCTGAGCTACTATGATCTGATCGACTTCGCCAACAGCACGGTGTGCATCCCTGGCTGGGAGGAGCGGGACCGCAAGGTCCTGGACACCTGCACTTTTCTCTTCGGCTACGTCATCCCGGTGCTGATCGTCAGCCTGTCCTACACGCGCACCATCAAGTACCTGTGGACGGCCGTGGACCCCCTGGACGGCATGTCGGAGTCCAAGAGGGCCAAGCGCAAAGTGACCAAGATGATCATCATCGTGACGGTGCTCTTCTGCATCTGCTGGCTGCCCTACCACGTGGTCATCCTCTGCTACCTCTACGGCGACTTCCCCTTCAACCAGGTGACCTACGCCTTCAGGCTGCTGTCGCACTGCATGGCCTACGCCAACTCCTGCGTCAACCCCATCGTCTACGCGCTGGTCTCCAAGCACTTCCGCAAGGGCTTCAAGAAGGTGTTCAGCTGCATCCTCAGCAAGAACGGCCGCAACAAGGTGCACGTGGTGCACGTGGCCAACACCGTGCCGGGGTTCGAGGCGGCGTCCACGGAGGTGTCGCAGATGAACGAGTGCGAGATGACAAATAGACGGGTGAAGGAGCCCAGGGAGGCCACGGTGACCCTCAATTTGCCCTTTCAGCACCCCACCTGA